In Deltaproteobacteria bacterium HGW-Deltaproteobacteria-6, the genomic window GGCCAGTGCCTCGGAAGAGCTGAATGCTCAGTCCGGTTCCATGAAAGGCATTGTTGAAGAACTGGTGGCCATGCTGGGCATGAAAAGCGATCAGATGACAACCGCTGACGTAGGAGAGACGGAAACAGCGGAACATCATGAGCGTAATGCAAAGACTCCCCTTTTAGAATAATCTTCTGAGGGAGTGATCATCCTGACGGATGACGGATGGCGTCAAGGTCTGAATAAAGCGGAAGCCTTTTTCCGGATAGCAAGCCCGGCCCGCTGCATCACCAGCCCGGCTGCAATATCAGGCTAATCCATATTTCTTAATTTTCCGGAACAATGTTGTCCGCGAGACATTCAACCGTTTTGCAATCTGATTTTTGGGAAATTTCAGTTTCAACATCCGGCTGATTAATTTCTTTTCCACATCTTCAGGAGACTCCATCTCCGTATTCATATTCATCTCCAGGTCCGGACCGGGGAAATGGCGGGTGTTGAGAATTTCCTGCGGAATGAGATCAGGAGTCAATTCATCAGAACGGGCATAATTCATCATCCGTTCAATGACATTCTGCAATTCCCGGACATTGCCGGGCCAGGCATAACGCAAAAAGGCATCCATGACCTTCTCGTCGATGCGTCCGATATTTTTGCCCAGGGTTTTTCCGTATTTCCTGATAAAGACATCCACCAGCAGAGGAATATCGTCCAGCCGCTTCGTCAGCGGCAGCATGTGGATCGTGAAAACATTCAGGCGGTAATACAGATCCTTCCTGAAATTCCCTTTACGGACTTCTTCGAGAAGGTCTTTGTTGGTTGCGGCAATGATCCGGGTATCCACCGGCCGGACCCTGCTTCCGCCGATGCGGATGATGGACTTATCCTCGATGACCCGAAGGAGCACCGCCTGCAGTTCCAGCGGCGTTTCGGCGATTTCATCAAGAAAGATGGTGCCACCGTCAGCCAGTTCAAATTTGCCCTGACTGCCGCCTCGCTTTGAACCGGTAAAGGCGCCTTCGGAATAACCGAAAAGCTCACTGGTGATAAGATCCCTCGGAATAGCCGCACAGTTGATAGCCAGATAAGGTCCGTCTTTCCTCAAACTCGCATTATGAATGGCCTGGGCAAAAATATCTTTTCCCGTGCCGCTCTCCCCCAGAAGCAGGGCGTTGGAACTGCTTTGAGAAATCAGGCGCGCCTGCTCCAGCGTCATCAGAAAGCGGGGGTTCCGGCCGCAGATATCCTCAAAGCAAATGTTTGCTTTGGCTCCGATCATCTTGGTAACCAGGGTTTTGATCCGTTTAATTTCGGAGAAGATGAGTATCTTCCCCATGATCTTTCCCATCAGGGTCTGGATGGGATTACAGGTGAGGGTATAATCGCTGTAGCCGTTTTTCGTAAAGATTCTGACATCGGCATCCGTGAAGGGTTCATTGGTTTCGATCATGCTGAGGAACTGGTGATTCATCTCGCCGCTGAGGTTCCGGATATCCTCTCCCTCAACTTTCTGACCTTCCAGACCGAATTTTTCACGGGCTTTATCATTGATCACGGAGACACAGCCTCTGCTGTCCAGGGCAATCAACGCCTCGGGGATGAACTCAATGACGGTCTTCTGCAGGCTGTAGGCCAGCTCCGTTTCCTCAAAGGCGGCCTTGCTTTCCTTCAGGGCTCTCTGCGCCCGAAGCTCGTTTTCAATGGCCTGAGCCGCGGCCACCGCCATCCCCAGCGTATGGGGGGTTTGAGCATAATAGAAAGCAGACAGCGTTATACCGCCGATCAATTCGCCGTCGGGGCTGAAAATAGGAGCACTGGAAACCGTCAGTTTGTGAAATGTTTTATTGTAATGCTGGGTCCCGAAAATCCGGATGGGCTTTTTCAATGCGAGAACGGTTCCTGCGGCGTTGTTCCCGGCGCTCTTTTCATCCCATCGAACGCCCGGATACCATTGCAGACTGATGTTGGTCTTTACGGCTTCATCATCGTCCTGCATCGTGTCCAGCACATATCCCCGGCGATCGAACAGACCGACAACAAATCGCGACCCTTTGACGAAGCGGTAGAGATTAAGCAAAAAAGGTTTGCTGATGGAAATAAATTCCCGGTTGTCCGTGAGTAAGGATTGCAGATCGTTTCCCGTCAGTATTTCATGCTTCGGATTATGTGAGTAATCAACCCCCAGCTGGCGGCAACGTTTCCAGGATTCCATGATTTCTTCAGGAACGATGGCCGGGTCAACATTTTCAGCCCCGTTGACATACTTGTTCCACTCCAGAGAGGTCTTGGTATATTTTTCCTCATAAAACGCATTCAAAGTGATCGTCTCATGGGATAACGGAAATTTCATCAATGAAGGCTCAATTACCATTGCCATATCTTCCTCTCTAAATTCATCTTATCTCGTCTCGTAGTTTCAATTATGTTTCATATACGTTGCATCAATGCACCATAAATGGAACGCATGTGAAACATAGCGGACACAATAAATCAAGATAAATAATTTTTTCCAATACATCCAATGACATAAAAAATGAAATCAATTGGTATGAAGCGTGCAGAGCTGTCGGGCACAAGACGGCTATTAATAATGAATGGTGATTGATATCCTTAAATATCAGTCGATTGATACCCTTCAAAAACTGTTTAAAGAGGTTGTTCCGGGTGGAAACAAGATTCTGGCAAAGAAATTATGATTATAACGTTCCCACCACCATCCGTTACCCGAAATTTCCTGTCCAGAATCTGGTTCATCTGGCGGCAGCGCAGTTCCCCCATAAGCCGGCCGTGGATTTCTATGGATCAGAGTTGACATTCAGACAGGTGCGCGATCAGGTCCTGCGCATGGCCAATGCTTTGATTCGCCTCGGGATGAAGAAAGGCGACCGGATCGGCATCGCTCTGCCGAACTGTCCTCAGTATATCATTGCCTACTATGCCGCCCTGTCCGCAGGAGCCATCGTGGTCAATATGAATCCCTTATATGCCCATGATGAACTCAAGTTCATGATGGAGAATACCGGTCTGAAGGCCCTCGTCACTTTCGACGGAGCCATTCCCACCATGCGGCCCCTCGCCATTGAGCTGGGGCTTAAACAGGTCATTGTGACAAGACTGACGGACTATATCAAGGCATTTGATGTGAGCACGGCCAGGGAGCTGGAGCTGGAAACAGAGTGGCGTCACTTTTCGGAACTCCTGGCCGGTTCCATGGATACAAAAATTCCGCGGATTGCCGTAAGCCCGGATGATCCGGCGCTGATCCAGTTCACCGGGGGAACGACCGGACTTCCCAAAGGAGCGCTCCTGTCTCACCGGAATATCGTAGCCGCAACTTTCCAGTGTCTCCACTGGGGAAATTCAACCATCCCCTGCACCCCCTGCGAGAAACGAACGGTTCTCGGAATCATTCCCTATTTCCATATATACGGCAATCTCTACTGTATGAACTGGGCGTTTTTAAGTATGGCTACGCAAATTCAACTGCCCCGTTTCGATATGGATGAACTGCTCGGCACTCTTGCCCGTTTTGAGCAGATTACCTTCTTCCCGACAGTGCCGACCATGATTACAGCCATTCTCAATCATCCCAAATTCCGCGAGATGAATCTTCCGGGGAAGATCCGTTATTTCAATTCCGGAGAAGCCCCCATGCCCGTCGAGCTCATTGCCAAAGTAAAGGACATGGGAATTTTTTTCAGCGAAGGATGGGGCATGAGCGAAACGACCGCCATGGGAATCAGCAACCCGGCGCTGGCCCACAAAACGGGTTCCATCGGCGTTCCGTCCATCGACAGCGATGTCCGCCTTGTTGATCTTGAAAACGGTACGGAAGAGGTAACACAGGGAGAACCGGGAGAGATCATCATCAAGGGACCGACCGTGATGATGGGATACTGGAACAACCCGGAGGAAACCAATATCCAGATGAAGGACGGCTGGCTCCATACGGGCGATATCGGACAAATGGATGAGGACGGTTACATCACCATCGTGGACCGGAAGAAGGACATGATCATTGCCGGAGGGTTCAATGTTTATCCCCGGGAAGTGGATGAGGTGCTTTGCCGGCATCCCAAAGTGGCCCAGGCCGTCACCGTGGGAGTTCCCGACCCGTACCGGGGCGAAACCATCAAGGTCTTCGTTGTTTTGAAACCGGGGAAAAAAGCCGCACCGGCCGAGATCATCGAATTCTGTAAGGAAAAACTGGCGCCTTACAAGGTGCCGAAGTTCGTGGAGTTCCGCAGCAGCATTCCGAAGTCCGCGGTCGGCAAGATTCTTCGCAAGATCCTGCGGGATGAAGAAACAGCCGGAAAATGACGGGCAGCAGAACGCCCGGAAAAGCATTGATCAGGAGGTTTTAAGCACTTTGAGTTTCGATTCCTCATTCCTGGAATTTCTTAACGGACGGAAGGAAAAGATACGGAGGCGCTTAATGTTTATCATGCCGCAGAGGCGGCATGAGTCATAGTATTATCATTTTAGTTAAGGAGGAAGTTTTATATGTCAGAAACAGGAAGTGGAACTGCGATTGGTGGGATCGTCGATCCCGCAAAATTCAGGACAAAGGTGTTATTGGTTGCAATTCTCGGCTACGCCTTTGACGGAATGGACATTATGGTTTTTGCTCTTGCTGCGCCGTTGTTGCTGGATGCGTGGCCTACACTCACGCTGGCTCAAATCGGCATTATTGCTACTTGCATGCTGCTGGGCATGAGCCTCGGCGGCTATATTTTTGGCCCCATTGCCGACAAGTTTGGCCGGAAAAGAGCATTGATCTGGTGCATTGCCTTCTTCGGCATTACCACCGGTCTGGCCGGTTTTTGTACGAATTATATTCAGCTGTCCGCCCTGCGGTTTCTTGCGGGATTGGGGCTTGGCGCGGAATGGGCACTGGCCGGCACGCTTTTGCAGGAATTTACGGAGCCTGAGAGACGGGCTAAGATCAGCGCCTACATGATGTTTGGCTGGCCGTTGGGATTCGGCTCAGCTGTTTTGATCAACTTATTTTTATGTCCGATTTTTGGCTGGCAGATGCTTTATTTCTTTGGCGCAACAGCAGTTTTTCTTGCCATTTACATCCAGATGGCCATTCCTGAATCACCCTCATGGTTGAAAATGAATCTCGACAGGCAAAAGGGCATCGCTGCCGGCACCCCGGTGGCCACGGCCGGTTTTAAGGATCTTTTCAAACGTGAGAATATTCGGTCATTCTTCTGGGTCGTTGTTGTCTGCACCTCTCTCATGGTCACCTACTGGGCGGTCAATACTTTTCTTCCCACGGTTCTGGCCCGGGAACGAGGCATGAGCCCGAAAGTGTATTCTTCTTTCCTGCTGTTCCTGCAGCTTTTAGCCTGCGTCGGTTATCTGCTCGGCGGTTTCAGCGCGCATAAATTCAGCAAGAAAGTTTCCATGGCTGTCTTTGCGTTCCTGTCCGCCGTTACATTCTACGGGTGGCTGGCGTTTGAATGGCCGGACAACATTTTCTATATATGGGGCGCCCTCAACTGGACGGTCGCGTCGGCCATATGGGCTGTTCTGGCTGCCTACCTGGTTGAACAGTTCCCGGTCCATATTCGCGCAGTAGGCGTTGCCGCCGGATTCTCGACAGGACGTTTGATTGCCACCGTTGTGCCGCTGATTATGGGCACTGCGGCTCAGTCGCTGGGATTGACCACCGTTATGACGGCTGTCTCCGCATTCTACCTGGTTTGTATGGTTGGCGTCATTATGCTGCGATCTCCCGAAGCTGGAAAGCATTAAGGCGGAATTATAATCTGCTTATTGAACGTCCGGGTCATACAGGATTTTACAGCGGGTAAACCGGAAAGAAATATTCAACACTTTTCCAGCAGCCCCGATTGATAACTTTACAGACAGCTCCTCCGGCAAAACCCGGAGGAGCTGTTTCATAAAATCCATGACTGTCCGGCCGAATAATTCCGGCTTCCGATTATACAAGGCAGATGCGCATCTTTAGAAACAGAATAATGCCGGCATCGGGTATTTGCTTTTGCGTGCCTTGATGGTTTTCAAACCGGCAATCATTGTTTCGGGCGCAGTAAATCAAAAAGCCTTTCACGGATATATCCTTCAACGCAACGTCACAAAATACTTTTTTCGACAGCCTCTGCATGCCTGTCGTGTCCGCGTTTTCCAGACGCGCTGCCGTATTTTTCCGTTTCATATTTTAATTCTTTCAGTTCATTATTTTGATCAACTTGATAAATAAAATATCAGCTGGATGCCAGTTTGGGTTAAAATTTTTTTGTAGCAATTATTTGCATTTTTTTACTTGTCATCATGATGCAATTCTGATAGTCGTACTGCTGTGTGACGCCAAAATCACGCCATTCTAAAGGAAGAAAAGGAGGAGTTTTATGAAAAGATTGAGTATGGTAGTTTTTTGTTTGGTTGTTATGGGTTTGGTCGCATCAGCAACGATGGTTCAGGCACAGGCTAAGATTGATGTCACCGGCAAGTGGGCTATGGATGTTGTTACACCGAAAGTTACGGGANNNNNNNNNNNNNNNNNNNNNNNNNNNNNNNNNNNNNNNNNNNNNNNNNNNNNNNNNNNNNNNNNNNNNNNNNNNNNNNNNNNNNNNNNNNNNNNNNNNNNNNNNNNNNNNNNNNNNNNNNNNNNNNNNNNNNNAATAGTTGGATGTCTTTTGAAAACTTGAAAAATATTCAAGTTGCCGATTGACCATCAACAGATATTTTAATGTTTTAAGAAATGGGGTTTCAGGCTTAGTCTGAAACCCCATTTTTTTTCGAATGATTGACCTGTATTGATTTTTATTCAGATGTTTTTTTCATTCTCGCCGCCGGCTTTGCCGGGAAAAGATTTTTTTCGATAAACTATTTATTTCTGCCTTATTGCGGACGAAGGTTTTCTCTTTCGGAAACCATTTGATACCGCGTCCCATGTGTGCTGCCGCTTCGCAGGCGGCAATTCCATGCAGTTTATTCTGAGCATTATTTTCCATGCCCTGAGGAGTTATTCCCCATTACTGCGGAACAAAAAAAGGGGCGTAATATTTCCTGGAAATAATCATTTATCATTACGGGCAACTAGAAGGACGGCCGCCTGATGATGAGACTGGCATGTTCGTTGCTCTATAAAACACAAAAAAATGATCGGGAGATCCGCAGTAATAAAAAAATCTCCGCATATGATACCTTTCTAAAGGTGGAAGCCTTAAGTATGGGATGGTTCAAAAACTAACAACAAGGAAAAGGAGGAGTTCATGAAAAGATTAAGTATGGTGGTTTTTTGTTTGGTTGTGATGGGTTTGGTCGCATCAGCAACGATGGTTCAGGCACAGGCTAAGATTGATGTCACCGGCAAGTGGGCTATGGATGTTGTTACACCGAAAGTTACGGGANNNNNNNNNNNNNNNNNNNNNNNNNNNNNNNNNNNNNNNNNNNNNNNNNNNNNNNNNNNNNNNNNNNNNNNNNNNNNNNNNNNNNNNNNNNNNNNNNNNNNNNNNNNNNNNNNNNNNNNNNNNNNNNNNNNNNNNNNNNNNNNNNNNNNNNNNNNNNNNNNNNNNNNNNNNNNNNNNNNNNNAATAGTTGGATGTCTTTTGAAAACTTGAAAAATATTCAAGTTGCCGATTGACCATCAACAGATATTTTAATGTTTTAAGAAATGGGGTTTCAGGCTTAGCTGAAACCCCATTTCTTTTTTTAATTGCAGACGGACATGCTGATTGCCTTATTGTTTCTTTTCCAACGCCTCCCTGGCTTCGTCCTTGGACTGAAAGATATGCGGCGCGAGATTCCGTTTTTTCAGTTCATCGCCCAGCTTCATGCGTAAAAATGCGCTGGTCGTATAACGGGTCACATCGCTGTAATATTTGGACACAACAAACTGGACCATTTTAACGTACTCGTCTTCCAACTCCGGCACAATTGAAAAGTTATCATAATTAACAATGGTCTTCACACGCTTGCCCAGCGGGGCGCAGATTTCCGCTACCCGCGAGCGGATCGCCTCAATATCGCTTCTGCTCTTGACGGCCAACCCTTCAAAATTGACGTAGAAGATATTGTTTGCCGGATCGTAGGTCAGTCGCTCGTTAATGGGGATGCTCAGCAGATCATCTTTGAGCCCCATCGGCGCCGGTTTAAAAATCCGCTCATCCATCAGGCGGAGATTTTTAATAATGGGTTTAAAATCCATTTGCGCCAGAACCTCTTTTTCCAGATCGACGCCGGGCGCTATTTCAATAAGCTCGACGCCTTCCGGAGTCAGCTTGAAAACACAGCGTTCCGTGACGTAATAAATTTGCTGATCCCCCTGCTGCGCGGTTTTGCCGCTGAAGGTGATCTGCTCCACATCCTTAATGATTTTTTTAGAGCCGCCGTCTTTGTTGATTTTCAATTTGCCGTCGGCAATGGCCAGTTCAGACGCCCCTGCGGTAAAGGTTCCCCCGAAAACAATTTTTTTGGCGGTTTGGGTGATGTCGATGAAACCGCCGCAGCCGGCCAGTTTGGGGCCGAACTTGCTGACATTGACATTCCCGTGCGAATCCATCTGGGCCAACCCCAGGCAAGCCAGATCGAGGCCGCCGCCGTCGTAAAAATCGAACTGCTGATGCATGTCGAGCAGACAATCCATATTGGTGGCCGTGCCGAAATTAATACCGCCGGAGGGGATGCCGCCGATCGATCCCGCTTCGGCCGTCAGCGTCAGATAATCGAAAATGCCTTCTTCGTTGGCAACACTGGCCACGCCTTCCGGCATGCCGATGCCCAGATTAACCACCATGTTCGGTCGAAGCTCAAAAGCGGCGCGGCGCGCAATGATCTTGCGTTCATCCATGGGCAGAGGCTCCACCGTTGCCGTAGGTATTTTAAATTCACCGCTGAAAGCCGGATTGTAGGACGTCCCGTACGTCTGCCAGTGATTTTCTGGTTTGGCCACAATCACGCAGTCAACCAGAATGCCGGGAATTTTGACCTGGCGGGGATTGAGTGCGTGGCGATCGGCAATTCTTTCCACCTGGACGATCACAAAGCCGCCGGAGTTTTTTGCCGCCATGGCAATCGGCAGCATCTCCAGCGTCAGCGGCTCTTTTTCCATGGTAATGTTGCCGTCCATGTCCGCTGTTGTGCCGCGTAAGAGCGCTACGTGAATCGGCATCGTCTTGTAGGCCAGGTATTCCTTATCGTCAAAGTGGATCAGTTCGACCAGATCCTCCTTGGTAACCGCATTGACTTTGCCGGCAGACAGGCGCGGATCGACAAAGGTCCCCAACCCCACATGCGTAATGGTTCGCGGAGCATGACCGGCAATATCGCGGAAGAGATGTGTAATGACGCCCTGGGGAAAATTGTAGGCTTCAATTTTCCCCGCGAGCGCCAGCTTCTGCATTTTAGGAATCAACCCCCAGTGTCCGGCAATCAGGCGTTTGATCATGCCTTCATGAGCCAGACGGTTGATGCCTTTCTCCTTACTGTCGCCAATCCCGGCGGCAAAAATCAGCGTGAGATTTTTCGGTTCTCCCGTTTTCAGAAAACGATCTTCCAGCGCGCACAGCAGTTCTTCAGGTGAATAACCGACAAAACCGTCAATGGCCACGGTATCGCCGTCCCGGATAACGCGTATGGCATCATGGACCGATACCACCTTGCCGCGCTTCATACCGGAACGAATATCCGCAATGACCGGACTGACAATGCTTTTATTGTTCACATCTTTGCTGTTCATGCCTTTCCTCCAATATTTATTGCTAAGAGGTCATCGTTCCACCATCCACATAGATCGTGTCACCGGTAATATAGCTGGCAGCATCCGAAGCCAGAAAGAGCACAGCTCCGACAACATCTTCCGGTTCAGCAATTTTTCCTTTGGGAATGACCTGGGAGATCATTTTTTCCAGGTCCGGATTAGACCAGATGGGTTTGCTGAAATCCGTGCGGGTGAATCCGGGAGCAACCGCATTGACGTTGATGCCCAACTGCGCCCATTCCTTGGCCATACAGCGGGTAAGATGCTTCAGCGCCGCCTTACTGCATCCGTAGGCGGCCATGCCCGCCTCGGCCTTGTCCGCACCCACGGTGGTAATGTTGATGATTCTACCGCTTTTCTGCTCAATCATCTGACGCGCAACCAGACGACTCAAAAGCCAGACGGCC contains:
- a CDS encoding long-chain fatty acid--CoA ligase, with product METRFWQRNYDYNVPTTIRYPKFPVQNLVHLAAAQFPHKPAVDFYGSELTFRQVRDQVLRMANALIRLGMKKGDRIGIALPNCPQYIIAYYAALSAGAIVVNMNPLYAHDELKFMMENTGLKALVTFDGAIPTMRPLAIELGLKQVIVTRLTDYIKAFDVSTARELELETEWRHFSELLAGSMDTKIPRIAVSPDDPALIQFTGGTTGLPKGALLSHRNIVAATFQCLHWGNSTIPCTPCEKRTVLGIIPYFHIYGNLYCMNWAFLSMATQIQLPRFDMDELLGTLARFEQITFFPTVPTMITAILNHPKFREMNLPGKIRYFNSGEAPMPVELIAKVKDMGIFFSEGWGMSETTAMGISNPALAHKTGSIGVPSIDSDVRLVDLENGTEEVTQGEPGEIIIKGPTVMMGYWNNPEETNIQMKDGWLHTGDIGQMDEDGYITIVDRKKDMIIAGGFNVYPREVDEVLCRHPKVAQAVTVGVPDPYRGETIKVFVVLKPGKKAAPAEIIEFCKEKLAPYKVPKFVEFRSSIPKSAVGKILRKILRDEETAGK
- a CDS encoding sigma-54-dependent Fis family transcriptional regulator → MAMVIEPSLMKFPLSHETITLNAFYEEKYTKTSLEWNKYVNGAENVDPAIVPEEIMESWKRCRQLGVDYSHNPKHEILTGNDLQSLLTDNREFISISKPFLLNLYRFVKGSRFVVGLFDRRGYVLDTMQDDDEAVKTNISLQWYPGVRWDEKSAGNNAAGTVLALKKPIRIFGTQHYNKTFHKLTVSSAPIFSPDGELIGGITLSAFYYAQTPHTLGMAVAAAQAIENELRAQRALKESKAAFEETELAYSLQKTVIEFIPEALIALDSRGCVSVINDKAREKFGLEGQKVEGEDIRNLSGEMNHQFLSMIETNEPFTDADVRIFTKNGYSDYTLTCNPIQTLMGKIMGKILIFSEIKRIKTLVTKMIGAKANICFEDICGRNPRFLMTLEQARLISQSSSNALLLGESGTGKDIFAQAIHNASLRKDGPYLAINCAAIPRDLITSELFGYSEGAFTGSKRGGSQGKFELADGGTIFLDEIAETPLELQAVLLRVIEDKSIIRIGGSRVRPVDTRIIAATNKDLLEEVRKGNFRKDLYYRLNVFTIHMLPLTKRLDDIPLLVDVFIRKYGKTLGKNIGRIDEKVMDAFLRYAWPGNVRELQNVIERMMNYARSDELTPDLIPQEILNTRHFPGPDLEMNMNTEMESPEDVEKKLISRMLKLKFPKNQIAKRLNVSRTTLFRKIKKYGLA
- a CDS encoding acyl CoA:acetate/3-ketoacid CoA transferase is translated as MNSKDVNNKSIVSPVIADIRSGMKRGKVVSVHDAIRVIRDGDTVAIDGFVGYSPEELLCALEDRFLKTGEPKNLTLIFAAGIGDSKEKGINRLAHEGMIKRLIAGHWGLIPKMQKLALAGKIEAYNFPQGVITHLFRDIAGHAPRTITHVGLGTFVDPRLSAGKVNAVTKEDLVELIHFDDKEYLAYKTMPIHVALLRGTTADMDGNITMEKEPLTLEMLPIAMAAKNSGGFVIVQVERIADRHALNPRQVKIPGILVDCVIVAKPENHWQTYGTSYNPAFSGEFKIPTATVEPLPMDERKIIARRAAFELRPNMVVNLGIGMPEGVASVANEEGIFDYLTLTAEAGSIGGIPSGGINFGTATNMDCLLDMHQQFDFYDGGGLDLACLGLAQMDSHGNVNVSKFGPKLAGCGGFIDITQTAKKIVFGGTFTAGASELAIADGKLKINKDGGSKKIIKDVEQITFSGKTAQQGDQQIYYVTERCVFKLTPEGVELIEIAPGVDLEKEVLAQMDFKPIIKNLRLMDERIFKPAPMGLKDDLLSIPINERLTYDPANNIFYVNFEGLAVKSRSDIEAIRSRVAEICAPLGKRVKTIVNYDNFSIVPELEDEYVKMVQFVVSKYYSDVTRYTTSAFLRMKLGDELKKRNLAPHIFQSKDEAREALEKKQ